A window from Theobroma cacao cultivar B97-61/B2 chromosome 3, Criollo_cocoa_genome_V2, whole genome shotgun sequence encodes these proteins:
- the LOC18606443 gene encoding DNA-directed RNA polymerase IV subunit 1 isoform X2, whose protein sequence is MNFKISSKDLFRKSAIIVEVSEKSSMKVRKRGKQALPSDYWDFIPKDEQQEESLIRPNRRVLSHSQVRYLLKDVDPEFIKKFVLSMDSIFLNCFPVTPNSHRVTEIMHASSNGQRLIFDQRTRVYKKLADFRGIANELSSHVLECLKISKLHLEKPSNEESALVLAQKRNKDSASNMSGLRYMKDVILGKRNDHCFRMVLTGNPNLKLSEIGIPCHVAERLQIAEQLNNWNEERLKACCDLRLLEKGEIHVRREGRLVRIRHNEKLQVGDTIFRPLNNGDIILINRPPSIHQHSLIALSVKVLPVSSVVSINPLICSPFRGDFDGDCLHGYVPQSIKARVELIELVSLNRQLINGQSGRNLLSLSHDSLTAAYLVKEDGVLLNLFQMQQLEMFCPNHSPFPAIVKAPLLRSSVWTGKQLLSMLFPLEFDYDFTPNDVVIRNGELISSSEGSTWLRDADGNLFQSLIKHYQGKVLDFLYAAQEVLCEWLSMRGLSVSLLDLYLSSDSNSQKNMMDEIFCGLQEIEQTCNFKQLMVDSNHDFLVGHDEEVDSFMALDVEQMCYEKQRSAALSQASVDSFKQVFRDIQNLLYKYANKDNSLLTMFKAGSKGNLLKLVQHSLCLGLQHSLVPLSFRFPHQLSCAAWNNQKSHGLTQKVDDTAESAKNYIPYAVVESSFMTGLNPLESFVHSVTSRDSSFSDNADLPGTLSRRLMFFMRDLYTAYDGTVRNSCGDLVVQFCYDIDKDASSPTSCAHELISESSTIPEGIGGQPVGSLSACAISEAAYSALDQPVSLLETSPLLNLKRVLECGSKRSNADQTMTLFLSNKLGRKRHGSEYAALEVKNHLERLTFSDIVTTVSIIFSPRMYRENHFTPWVCHFHVCKDTMKRRQLKVQSIIDSLHMHCTTAKTMWKISLPDMQITSNGRACSHIDMPNEDDTFCITVTIVEYSKSSHMELDVIRDMVIPYLLEAVIKGFPEIKKVDILWKDRLKVSKPHRSSCGELYLRVFVSGDFGITKLWGVLMNDCLQIMDMIDWTRSHPDNINQLCLAYGIDAGWKFFLNNLKSAISDTGKTILNEHLLVVANCLSATGEFVGLNSKGLRQQREHAYVSSPFMQACFSNPSASFVKAAKTGASDDLQGTIDALAWGRIPHIGTGGQFDIIYSVKDQRLAEPVDVYKLLGSSISSQKQDVEFEVPKALNFKSEKYGSLLIDALGDSASEELKKIETKRRSIWRELLTLDDIQRLSRALRNILHKYPIDHRLSEADWNTLMMALYFHPRRDEKIGSGAQEIKVGYHPEHANARCFSLVRTDGTIVDFSYHKCVLGALEIIAPHRAKSYKSKWLQSGSL, encoded by the exons ATGAATTTCAAGATATCCTCAAAAGATCTTTTTAGAAAAAGTGCAATTATAGTGGAGGTAAGTGAAAAATCTTCAATGAAGGTCCGAAAGAGAGGAAAGCAAGCATTACCTTCGGATTACTGGGATTTTATCCCAAAAGATGAACAACAAGAAGAAAGTTTAATCAGACCAAATAGAAGAGTCCTATCACATTCCCAG GTTCGTTACTTATTGAAGGATGTTGATCCAGAGTTCATTAAAAAGTTTGTTTTAAGTATGGACTCTATTTTCCTCAATTGTTTTCCCGTGACACCAAATAGTCATCGAGTGACAGAAATCATGCATGCATCTTCTAATGGGCAGCGATTGATTTTT GATCAAAGAACCAGGGTTTACAAGAAACTGGCTGATTTCAGAGGGATAGCTAATGAATTGAGTTCCCATGTATTGGAATGCCTAAAAATTTCTAAG CTGCACCTGGAGAAGCCATCAAATGAAGAATCTGCACTTGTCCTTGCCCAGAAAAGGAATAAAGATTCTGCTTCCAACATGTCTGGTTTAAGATATATGAAAGATGTTATTCTTGGGAAGCGAAATGACCACTGCTTCCGCATGGTTCTCACTGGGAATCCAAATCTTAAACTGTCTGAAATTGGTATACCATGTCATGTTGCGGAGAGGTTGCAAATTGCTGAGCAACTGAACAACTGGAACGAGGAAAGATTGAAAGCTTGTTGTGATTTGCGTCTTCTTGAGAAGGGTGAGATTCACGTTCGGAGAGAAGGTAGATTAGTTAGAATTCGCCATAACGAAAAGCTCCAAGTGGGGGACACTATCTTTAGGCCCCTCAACAATGGGGATATTATTCTTATAAACAGACCTCCTTCTATACATCAGCACTCTCTCATTGCTCTTTCTGTTAAAGTCCTGCCTGTCAGTTCAGTTGTTTCTATAAACCCACTTATTTGTTCCCCTTTTCGTGGAGATTTTGATGGTGATTGCCTTCATGGCTATGTTCCTCAGTCCATCAAAGCAAGAGTTGAGCTTATTGAACTTGTTTCTTTGAACAGGCAGCTAATTAATGGCCAAAGTGGTCGAAATCTGCTCTCACTCAGTCATGATAGTTTAACTGCTGCTTATTTGGTCAAGGAGGATGGGGTTCTCTTGAACCTATTCCAAATGCAACAACTGGAAATGTTCTGTCCCAATCATTCACCGTTTCCAGCAATTGTCAAAGCTCCTTTACTGAGGAGTTCTGTTTGGACTGGAAAGCAGTTACTCAGCATGCTCTTCCCTCTGGAGtttgattatgattttactccaaatgatgTTGTTATCCGTAATGGGGAGCTTATATCTTCATCTGAAGGGTCTACTTGGCTACGAGATGCTGATGGCAACCTTTTTCAAAGTCTTATTAAACATTATCAAGGAAAAGTCCTTGACTTTTTGTATGCTGCTCAGGAAGTTCTTTGTGAGTGGTTGTCAATGAGGGGTTTGAGTGTTTCACTCTTGGACCTATACCTATCTTCTGACTCAAATTCACAAAAGAACATGATGGATGAAATCTTTTGTGGTCTGCAAGAAATAGAGCAGACATGTAACTTTAAACAGTTAATGGTTGACTCTAATCATGATTTCCTTGTTGGACATGATGAAGAAGTTGATAGTTTTATGGCTTTGGATGTTGAACAGATGTGCTATGAGAAGCAAAGATCAGCGGCACTAAGCCAAGCTTCTGTTGATTCTTTTAAGCAAGTTTTTCGAGATATTCAGAATTTACTCTACAAATATGCAAACAAAGATAATTCACTACTGACCATGTTCAAAGCAGGGAGCAAGGGTAACTTGCTGAAGTTAGTACAGCATAGCTTGTGTCTTGGATTGCAACATTCACTTGTTCCCTTATCATTCAGATTTCCTCATCAGCTCTCATGTGCTGCATGGAATAATCAAAAGTCTCATGGCTTAACGCAGAAGGTTGATGATACTGCTGAATCTGCTAAGAATTATATCCCCTATGCTGTCGTTGAAAGTTCTTTTATGACAGGTCTGAATCCATTAGAATCTTTTGTTCATTCAGTTACTAGTCGAGACAGTTCTTTCAGTGACAATGCTGACCTGCCTGGGACGCTGTCTCGAAGGCTTATGTTCTTCATGCGTGATCTATACACGGCATATGATGGAACTGTGAGGAATTCATGTGGAGATCTGGTCGTTCAGTTCTGCTATGATATTGATAAGGATGCATCTAGTCCAACTAGTTGTGCTCACGAATTAATCAGTGAGAGCAGTACTATTCCTGAAGGAATAGGTGGCCAACCTGTTGGTTCATTATCTGCTTGTGCCATTTCTGAGGCTGCATATAGTGCTTTGGATCAACCAGTTAGTCTACTTGAAACTTCACCGTTGCTGAATCTGAAg AGGGTCCTTGAATGTGGTTCTAAAAGAAGCAATGCTGACCAAACCatgacattatttttatctaataAACTTGGAAGGAAGAGGCATGGTTCGGAGTATGCAGCCTTAGAGGTCAAGAATCATCTGGAGAGATTGACCTTTTCAGATATTGTAACTACTGTCTCAATAAT CTTCTCTCCACGGATGTATAGGGAAAACCACTTCACTCCTTGGGTTTGCCACTTTCATGTGTGCAAG GATACTATGAAAAGGAGGCAGCTTAAAGTGCAGTCTATTATTGATTCTCTTCACATGCACTGCACCACTGCGAAAACAATGTGGAAAATCAGTTTGCCTGACATGCAAATTACAAGCAA TGGCAGGGCTTGTTCTCATATTGACATGCCAAATGAAGATGATACATTTTGTATCACTGTTACGATTGTTGAATACTCCAAAAGTTCTCATATGGAATTGGATGTGATTCGAGACATGGTGATACCTTACCTACTTGAAGCAGTAATAAAAG GATTCCCGGAGATCAAGAAGGTGGATATTTTATGGAAAGATCGGCTCAAAGTCTCAAAACCACATAGAAGTTCTTGTGGTGAACTTTACTTGAGGGTATTTGTATCAGGCGATTTTGGTATAACAAAGCTCTGGGGTGTGCTTATGAATGATTGCCTCCAGATAATGGATATGATCGATTGGACGCGCAGTCATCCAGATAACATTAATCAGTTGTGCTTGGCATATGGAATAGATGCTGGATggaaattttttcttaat AATTTGAAGAGTGCAATATCAGATACCGGCAAGACTATACTAAATGAACATTTGCTTGTTGTTGCCAACTGTCTATCAGCGACGGGGGAGTTTGTTGGCTTAAATTCAAAAGGCTTGAGACAACAACGAGAACATGCATATGTCTCATCGCCTTTTATGCAAGCATGCTTTTCA AATCCTAGTGCTTCCTTTGTCAAAGCTGCTAAGACAGGAGCTTCGGATGATCTTCAGGGGACAATTGATGCATTAGCATGGGGAAGGATTCCTCACATTGGGACTGGTGGACAGTTTGATATAATATATTCTGTGAAG GATCAAAGGCTTGCAGAACCAGTTGATGTGTATAAGCTGCTAGGAAGTTCTATTAGTTCTCAGAAGCAGGATGTAGAGTTTGAAGTACCTAAAGCTCTTAACTTTAAGTCTGAGAAATATGGTTCTCTGCTAATAGATGCACTTGGTGATTCTGCCTCCGAAGAACTCAAGAAGattgaaacaaaaagaagatcAATCTGGAGAGAACTTCTAACATTGGATGACATTCAGAGGCTTTCGCGTGCTTTAAGGAATATTTTGCACAA GTATCCTATTGATCACCGGTTAAGTGAAGCTGACTGGAATACTTTGATGATGGCATTGTACTTTCATCCTCGAAGAGATGAGAAAATCGGTTCTGGAGCTCAGGAAATAAAG GTAGGATATCACCCCGAACATGCAAATGCACGCTGCTTCTCATTGGTAAGAACAGATGGGACAATTGTAGATTTCTCATATCACAAGTGTGTTCTTGGTGCTCTTGAGATCATTGCCCCCCATAGGGCAAAATCCTACAAATCAAAATGGCTACAATCTGGTAGTTTGTAA
- the LOC18606443 gene encoding DNA-directed RNA polymerase IV subunit 1 isoform X1 — protein MTSMENDLYEAEQLPAAFVTGIRFNVSNDRDNEKMSVMEIAAPSEVSDPKLGFPNFSNHCTTCGAADMKHCEGHFGVINFPYAILHPYFLSEVVQILNKICPGCKSVRKDLRIKGANSVSKVNQRKGCKYCVGNSIDWYPPMNFKISSKDLFRKSAIIVEVSEKSSMKVRKRGKQALPSDYWDFIPKDEQQEESLIRPNRRVLSHSQVRYLLKDVDPEFIKKFVLSMDSIFLNCFPVTPNSHRVTEIMHASSNGQRLIFDQRTRVYKKLADFRGIANELSSHVLECLKISKLHLEKPSNEESALVLAQKRNKDSASNMSGLRYMKDVILGKRNDHCFRMVLTGNPNLKLSEIGIPCHVAERLQIAEQLNNWNEERLKACCDLRLLEKGEIHVRREGRLVRIRHNEKLQVGDTIFRPLNNGDIILINRPPSIHQHSLIALSVKVLPVSSVVSINPLICSPFRGDFDGDCLHGYVPQSIKARVELIELVSLNRQLINGQSGRNLLSLSHDSLTAAYLVKEDGVLLNLFQMQQLEMFCPNHSPFPAIVKAPLLRSSVWTGKQLLSMLFPLEFDYDFTPNDVVIRNGELISSSEGSTWLRDADGNLFQSLIKHYQGKVLDFLYAAQEVLCEWLSMRGLSVSLLDLYLSSDSNSQKNMMDEIFCGLQEIEQTCNFKQLMVDSNHDFLVGHDEEVDSFMALDVEQMCYEKQRSAALSQASVDSFKQVFRDIQNLLYKYANKDNSLLTMFKAGSKGNLLKLVQHSLCLGLQHSLVPLSFRFPHQLSCAAWNNQKSHGLTQKVDDTAESAKNYIPYAVVESSFMTGLNPLESFVHSVTSRDSSFSDNADLPGTLSRRLMFFMRDLYTAYDGTVRNSCGDLVVQFCYDIDKDASSPTSCAHELISESSTIPEGIGGQPVGSLSACAISEAAYSALDQPVSLLETSPLLNLKRVLECGSKRSNADQTMTLFLSNKLGRKRHGSEYAALEVKNHLERLTFSDIVTTVSIIFSPRMYRENHFTPWVCHFHVCKDTMKRRQLKVQSIIDSLHMHCTTAKTMWKISLPDMQITSNGRACSHIDMPNEDDTFCITVTIVEYSKSSHMELDVIRDMVIPYLLEAVIKGFPEIKKVDILWKDRLKVSKPHRSSCGELYLRVFVSGDFGITKLWGVLMNDCLQIMDMIDWTRSHPDNINQLCLAYGIDAGWKFFLNNLKSAISDTGKTILNEHLLVVANCLSATGEFVGLNSKGLRQQREHAYVSSPFMQACFSNPSASFVKAAKTGASDDLQGTIDALAWGRIPHIGTGGQFDIIYSVKDQRLAEPVDVYKLLGSSISSQKQDVEFEVPKALNFKSEKYGSLLIDALGDSASEELKKIETKRRSIWRELLTLDDIQRLSRALRNILHKYPIDHRLSEADWNTLMMALYFHPRRDEKIGSGAQEIKVGYHPEHANARCFSLVRTDGTIVDFSYHKCVLGALEIIAPHRAKSYKSKWLQSGSL, from the exons ATGACCTCCATGGAAAATGACTTGTATGAAGCGGAACAACTGCCAGCTGCCTTTGTGACTGGAATAAGATTTAATGTCTCGAACGACAGAGATAAT GAGAAGATGTCTGTCATGGAAATTGCTGCACCCAGCGAGGTGTCTGATCCTAAGTTGGGGTTCCCAAATTTTTCTAATCATTGCACCACCTGTGGCGCCGCAGATATGAAACATTGTGAAG GTCATTTTGGGGTTATCAACTTTCCATATGCAATACTCCATCCATATTTTCTATCAGAAGTTGTACAGATATTAAATAAGATTTGCCCAGGATGTAAATCGGTCCGGAAAGATCTAAGGATAAAG GGAGCTAATTCAGTATCCAAAGTAAATCAACGAAAGGGGTGTAAATATTGTGTT GGGAATTCAATAGATTGGTATCCACCAATGAATTTCAAGATATCCTCAAAAGATCTTTTTAGAAAAAGTGCAATTATAGTGGAGGTAAGTGAAAAATCTTCAATGAAGGTCCGAAAGAGAGGAAAGCAAGCATTACCTTCGGATTACTGGGATTTTATCCCAAAAGATGAACAACAAGAAGAAAGTTTAATCAGACCAAATAGAAGAGTCCTATCACATTCCCAG GTTCGTTACTTATTGAAGGATGTTGATCCAGAGTTCATTAAAAAGTTTGTTTTAAGTATGGACTCTATTTTCCTCAATTGTTTTCCCGTGACACCAAATAGTCATCGAGTGACAGAAATCATGCATGCATCTTCTAATGGGCAGCGATTGATTTTT GATCAAAGAACCAGGGTTTACAAGAAACTGGCTGATTTCAGAGGGATAGCTAATGAATTGAGTTCCCATGTATTGGAATGCCTAAAAATTTCTAAG CTGCACCTGGAGAAGCCATCAAATGAAGAATCTGCACTTGTCCTTGCCCAGAAAAGGAATAAAGATTCTGCTTCCAACATGTCTGGTTTAAGATATATGAAAGATGTTATTCTTGGGAAGCGAAATGACCACTGCTTCCGCATGGTTCTCACTGGGAATCCAAATCTTAAACTGTCTGAAATTGGTATACCATGTCATGTTGCGGAGAGGTTGCAAATTGCTGAGCAACTGAACAACTGGAACGAGGAAAGATTGAAAGCTTGTTGTGATTTGCGTCTTCTTGAGAAGGGTGAGATTCACGTTCGGAGAGAAGGTAGATTAGTTAGAATTCGCCATAACGAAAAGCTCCAAGTGGGGGACACTATCTTTAGGCCCCTCAACAATGGGGATATTATTCTTATAAACAGACCTCCTTCTATACATCAGCACTCTCTCATTGCTCTTTCTGTTAAAGTCCTGCCTGTCAGTTCAGTTGTTTCTATAAACCCACTTATTTGTTCCCCTTTTCGTGGAGATTTTGATGGTGATTGCCTTCATGGCTATGTTCCTCAGTCCATCAAAGCAAGAGTTGAGCTTATTGAACTTGTTTCTTTGAACAGGCAGCTAATTAATGGCCAAAGTGGTCGAAATCTGCTCTCACTCAGTCATGATAGTTTAACTGCTGCTTATTTGGTCAAGGAGGATGGGGTTCTCTTGAACCTATTCCAAATGCAACAACTGGAAATGTTCTGTCCCAATCATTCACCGTTTCCAGCAATTGTCAAAGCTCCTTTACTGAGGAGTTCTGTTTGGACTGGAAAGCAGTTACTCAGCATGCTCTTCCCTCTGGAGtttgattatgattttactccaaatgatgTTGTTATCCGTAATGGGGAGCTTATATCTTCATCTGAAGGGTCTACTTGGCTACGAGATGCTGATGGCAACCTTTTTCAAAGTCTTATTAAACATTATCAAGGAAAAGTCCTTGACTTTTTGTATGCTGCTCAGGAAGTTCTTTGTGAGTGGTTGTCAATGAGGGGTTTGAGTGTTTCACTCTTGGACCTATACCTATCTTCTGACTCAAATTCACAAAAGAACATGATGGATGAAATCTTTTGTGGTCTGCAAGAAATAGAGCAGACATGTAACTTTAAACAGTTAATGGTTGACTCTAATCATGATTTCCTTGTTGGACATGATGAAGAAGTTGATAGTTTTATGGCTTTGGATGTTGAACAGATGTGCTATGAGAAGCAAAGATCAGCGGCACTAAGCCAAGCTTCTGTTGATTCTTTTAAGCAAGTTTTTCGAGATATTCAGAATTTACTCTACAAATATGCAAACAAAGATAATTCACTACTGACCATGTTCAAAGCAGGGAGCAAGGGTAACTTGCTGAAGTTAGTACAGCATAGCTTGTGTCTTGGATTGCAACATTCACTTGTTCCCTTATCATTCAGATTTCCTCATCAGCTCTCATGTGCTGCATGGAATAATCAAAAGTCTCATGGCTTAACGCAGAAGGTTGATGATACTGCTGAATCTGCTAAGAATTATATCCCCTATGCTGTCGTTGAAAGTTCTTTTATGACAGGTCTGAATCCATTAGAATCTTTTGTTCATTCAGTTACTAGTCGAGACAGTTCTTTCAGTGACAATGCTGACCTGCCTGGGACGCTGTCTCGAAGGCTTATGTTCTTCATGCGTGATCTATACACGGCATATGATGGAACTGTGAGGAATTCATGTGGAGATCTGGTCGTTCAGTTCTGCTATGATATTGATAAGGATGCATCTAGTCCAACTAGTTGTGCTCACGAATTAATCAGTGAGAGCAGTACTATTCCTGAAGGAATAGGTGGCCAACCTGTTGGTTCATTATCTGCTTGTGCCATTTCTGAGGCTGCATATAGTGCTTTGGATCAACCAGTTAGTCTACTTGAAACTTCACCGTTGCTGAATCTGAAg AGGGTCCTTGAATGTGGTTCTAAAAGAAGCAATGCTGACCAAACCatgacattatttttatctaataAACTTGGAAGGAAGAGGCATGGTTCGGAGTATGCAGCCTTAGAGGTCAAGAATCATCTGGAGAGATTGACCTTTTCAGATATTGTAACTACTGTCTCAATAAT CTTCTCTCCACGGATGTATAGGGAAAACCACTTCACTCCTTGGGTTTGCCACTTTCATGTGTGCAAG GATACTATGAAAAGGAGGCAGCTTAAAGTGCAGTCTATTATTGATTCTCTTCACATGCACTGCACCACTGCGAAAACAATGTGGAAAATCAGTTTGCCTGACATGCAAATTACAAGCAA TGGCAGGGCTTGTTCTCATATTGACATGCCAAATGAAGATGATACATTTTGTATCACTGTTACGATTGTTGAATACTCCAAAAGTTCTCATATGGAATTGGATGTGATTCGAGACATGGTGATACCTTACCTACTTGAAGCAGTAATAAAAG GATTCCCGGAGATCAAGAAGGTGGATATTTTATGGAAAGATCGGCTCAAAGTCTCAAAACCACATAGAAGTTCTTGTGGTGAACTTTACTTGAGGGTATTTGTATCAGGCGATTTTGGTATAACAAAGCTCTGGGGTGTGCTTATGAATGATTGCCTCCAGATAATGGATATGATCGATTGGACGCGCAGTCATCCAGATAACATTAATCAGTTGTGCTTGGCATATGGAATAGATGCTGGATggaaattttttcttaat AATTTGAAGAGTGCAATATCAGATACCGGCAAGACTATACTAAATGAACATTTGCTTGTTGTTGCCAACTGTCTATCAGCGACGGGGGAGTTTGTTGGCTTAAATTCAAAAGGCTTGAGACAACAACGAGAACATGCATATGTCTCATCGCCTTTTATGCAAGCATGCTTTTCA AATCCTAGTGCTTCCTTTGTCAAAGCTGCTAAGACAGGAGCTTCGGATGATCTTCAGGGGACAATTGATGCATTAGCATGGGGAAGGATTCCTCACATTGGGACTGGTGGACAGTTTGATATAATATATTCTGTGAAG GATCAAAGGCTTGCAGAACCAGTTGATGTGTATAAGCTGCTAGGAAGTTCTATTAGTTCTCAGAAGCAGGATGTAGAGTTTGAAGTACCTAAAGCTCTTAACTTTAAGTCTGAGAAATATGGTTCTCTGCTAATAGATGCACTTGGTGATTCTGCCTCCGAAGAACTCAAGAAGattgaaacaaaaagaagatcAATCTGGAGAGAACTTCTAACATTGGATGACATTCAGAGGCTTTCGCGTGCTTTAAGGAATATTTTGCACAA GTATCCTATTGATCACCGGTTAAGTGAAGCTGACTGGAATACTTTGATGATGGCATTGTACTTTCATCCTCGAAGAGATGAGAAAATCGGTTCTGGAGCTCAGGAAATAAAG GTAGGATATCACCCCGAACATGCAAATGCACGCTGCTTCTCATTGGTAAGAACAGATGGGACAATTGTAGATTTCTCATATCACAAGTGTGTTCTTGGTGCTCTTGAGATCATTGCCCCCCATAGGGCAAAATCCTACAAATCAAAATGGCTACAATCTGGTAGTTTGTAA